A DNA window from Dehalococcoidales bacterium contains the following coding sequences:
- the radA gene encoding DNA repair protein RadA produces MVRTSKSGTSTIFVCQQCGKESLKWLGRCPNCQQWNTFTETRSTVATASASVSSLNPPQELSRIVTGDRDRFPLPLSEFNRVLGGGVVSGSLTLIGGDPGIGKSTLLLQAAALIAREQGNVIYVSGEETLHQIKIRSDRLGVKGDNLYLLAETDLEAILCRIDELSPILVVIDSIQTVCLSELEAAPGSIAQVRECTLRIMHWAKQNAVPVFIAGHVTKDGAIAGPRVLEHIVDIVLYLEGESFSAYRLLRCVKNRFGSTNEVGIFEMKSEGLLEVSDPSQVFLSRRLSHRVGSVVVPTIEGSRPLLAEIQALTNPTSFGLPRRTANGVDFGRLLLVTAVLSRRVGLRLGNQDIIANVTGGLKVGEPSADLGVALAIASSYRDVEVAPGLVAVGEVGLSGELRTVSQLERRVGEAARLGFRRCLVPETGCKVSVKDKDIELIPVATLREAIGLGLVRGGKKSKSGAD; encoded by the coding sequence ATGGTGAGAACAAGTAAATCCGGCACCAGTACCATTTTTGTCTGTCAGCAGTGTGGCAAGGAGAGTCTCAAGTGGTTGGGGCGATGTCCTAACTGCCAGCAGTGGAATACTTTTACTGAGACCAGGTCCACCGTTGCTACCGCTTCCGCATCGGTCTCATCGCTTAACCCGCCCCAGGAGCTGTCCCGTATTGTCACCGGTGACCGGGACCGTTTTCCGCTTCCCTTGTCCGAATTTAACCGTGTCTTGGGAGGAGGAGTTGTCTCCGGCTCGCTGACCCTTATTGGCGGTGACCCGGGTATCGGTAAGTCTACCCTGCTGCTCCAGGCTGCCGCACTGATCGCTCGGGAGCAGGGTAATGTGATCTACGTTTCCGGTGAAGAGACGTTGCATCAGATTAAGATCCGGTCGGATCGCCTCGGGGTCAAGGGTGATAACCTCTATCTTCTGGCGGAGACCGACCTTGAGGCTATCCTTTGCCGGATTGACGAGCTGTCACCCATACTGGTGGTGATTGATTCCATTCAAACAGTATGCCTCTCTGAACTTGAGGCAGCGCCGGGTAGCATCGCTCAGGTGCGTGAGTGTACCCTGCGGATTATGCACTGGGCAAAGCAGAACGCGGTCCCTGTTTTTATCGCCGGACATGTTACTAAGGACGGTGCCATCGCCGGTCCCCGTGTACTGGAGCACATTGTTGATATCGTGCTATATCTGGAGGGCGAGTCTTTCAGCGCCTATCGTTTGTTACGTTGTGTCAAGAACCGCTTTGGCTCTACGAACGAGGTTGGTATCTTCGAGATGAAGAGTGAAGGTCTGCTTGAGGTGTCTGACCCATCGCAGGTATTCCTGTCGCGGCGATTGAGTCACAGGGTAGGCTCAGTGGTAGTGCCTACCATCGAAGGTAGCCGTCCCTTGCTGGCGGAGATTCAGGCCTTGACCAATCCTACCAGCTTTGGTCTGCCGCGGCGCACCGCCAACGGCGTTGATTTTGGCCGCCTGTTGCTGGTTACTGCGGTACTCTCCCGTCGGGTTGGATTAAGGCTGGGCAATCAGGATATTATCGCTAATGTCACCGGCGGACTTAAGGTTGGGGAGCCATCGGCTGACCTGGGAGTTGCTCTGGCTATTGCCTCCAGTTATCGTGATGTTGAGGTCGCCCCCGGGTTGGTAGCGGTAGGGGAAGTAGGCCTGAGTGGTGAACTGAGGACGGTCTCTCAGTTGGAGAGGCGGGTGGGTGAAGCTGCCCGGTTAGGCTTTAGGCGTTGTCTGGTGCCGGAAACAGGGTGTAAGGTCAGCGTGAAAGATAAGGACATCGAGCTTATTCCGGTTGCTACACTTAGGGAAGCAATCGGATTGGGGCTGGTTAGGGGTGGTAAAAAGAGCAAGTCCGGTGCAGACTAA
- a CDS encoding cation:proton antiporter, with protein MNNIALVIAVVGGLIFLAHFFVHIFDRTRVPDVLMLIIVGIILGPVSKLVPIESFGLVGPVFVTITLVVILFEGGVALKLRVLSSALSKAVKLAFASFFLTMIVVGVAAHLLLPLDWIPSLIIGSIVASTSEAIIIPLVKQLKTSEEMHALLSVESSINDVLSVAVTLALIGAYGLGGINVGTITGDLIASFLVAIIFGFGGAFLWSLILRRIHTMKNAMFTTVAIVFALFGLVETLGFSGAITALAFGITIGNIESIRLPKLGKPLAGNPVGLTETERAFFTEASFLLKTFFFIYLGISLQFSSAGIILIGILITFMAFVLRIPAVKITVGRSFTLKEAALISVMIPKGLAAAVLASIPAQEGIIGGELIRDVTYIVILSSIVVTSVIIPLLGRARVSYLYQSIVSGNIRDLRKVRLINPAATSQSNGYIKRLEEGGKVVPLGDKMFGDSKKD; from the coding sequence ATGAATAACATCGCTTTAGTTATAGCTGTTGTCGGCGGCCTCATATTCCTGGCGCACTTTTTTGTGCATATATTTGACCGTACCAGGGTACCCGATGTCCTGATGCTAATAATTGTGGGTATCATATTAGGCCCCGTATCCAAGCTGGTTCCTATTGAATCCTTCGGCTTGGTAGGCCCGGTTTTTGTGACCATAACGCTGGTAGTAATTCTTTTTGAGGGCGGCGTCGCTCTTAAGCTGAGGGTGTTAAGCTCTGCACTCAGTAAAGCAGTTAAACTGGCTTTTGCCAGCTTCTTTCTGACCATGATAGTCGTTGGAGTTGCCGCACACCTATTGCTTCCGCTGGACTGGATCCCATCTCTGATTATTGGTTCTATCGTTGCATCAACTTCGGAAGCAATCATAATTCCGTTAGTGAAGCAGTTAAAAACTAGCGAAGAAATGCATGCCCTTTTGTCTGTCGAATCCTCCATCAACGATGTGCTCAGCGTTGCCGTAACATTAGCGTTGATCGGGGCTTACGGACTCGGTGGCATCAATGTTGGCACAATAACGGGTGATTTAATAGCATCTTTTTTAGTGGCGATTATTTTTGGATTCGGAGGAGCATTCTTATGGTCTCTAATATTGCGCAGAATACACACTATGAAAAATGCTATGTTTACTACTGTGGCAATCGTATTCGCTCTGTTTGGTCTGGTGGAAACACTTGGCTTTAGCGGAGCAATTACCGCATTAGCTTTTGGCATAACGATAGGTAATATTGAATCGATAAGACTACCTAAGTTAGGCAAGCCACTGGCGGGTAATCCTGTCGGGCTCACCGAAACCGAAAGGGCCTTTTTCACGGAAGCTTCTTTCCTGCTTAAAACCTTTTTCTTCATCTATTTGGGAATATCGCTTCAGTTCTCCAGTGCCGGGATTATTCTAATAGGCATATTGATAACTTTCATGGCATTCGTATTACGTATTCCGGCAGTTAAAATCACTGTAGGCAGATCTTTTACACTGAAAGAGGCCGCTCTAATATCAGTAATGATTCCCAAAGGCCTGGCAGCGGCTGTATTAGCTTCGATTCCGGCTCAGGAAGGTATTATTGGCGGTGAACTGATTCGAGATGTTACCTATATTGTCATACTGAGTAGCATTGTCGTGACGTCGGTAATTATACCTTTATTGGGAAGGGCCCGGGTATCTTACTTATACCAAAGTATTGTTTCGGGGAATATCAGGGATTTGAGGAAAGTTAGGCTGATAAA
- a CDS encoding mechanosensitive ion channel, which produces MWQWFTANGLEILIWSIVILVALVITMHRTESLVKKTATRKGPAKKYSRWLTAVRVLIWICLVFVGLAAAAVIISRQGVEGMVTQDEVEVWFLTHGVYILAVAAIAYFFYRLARVLIPRMVDHWVKGVGKGRYAKEERTKRSQTLSSFLTGSATAVIVLVAVLMILSRVGINITPLLAAAGVVGIAIGFGAQSLVRDMLRGALILMQNQYNKGDVVRIAGITGLVEDVNIMRTVMRDLDGIVHSIPNGEISASSNYTKEWSRVNIDIPVAYGEDLDHVTEVINRVGASLAEDDIFGRMITTAPKVLRVNNFGESGIEIKVLGETKPLMQWDVTGELRKRVKKAFDQEGIEIPWPHVKIYFGDGPMGKGLPCPSCSRPNLSGSRFCAHCGTSLTAK; this is translated from the coding sequence ATGTGGCAGTGGTTTACTGCTAATGGTCTGGAGATACTTATCTGGTCAATTGTGATACTTGTCGCACTTGTCATCACCATGCACCGGACTGAGTCTCTGGTTAAGAAAACAGCGACGAGGAAAGGGCCGGCGAAGAAGTATTCACGCTGGCTTACCGCTGTGCGTGTGCTTATCTGGATTTGCCTTGTCTTTGTCGGCCTGGCAGCGGCCGCTGTGATTATTTCGCGGCAGGGTGTCGAGGGTATGGTAACTCAGGACGAAGTGGAGGTATGGTTTCTTACGCATGGAGTCTATATTCTGGCGGTCGCTGCGATAGCGTATTTCTTCTACCGCCTGGCCAGGGTGTTGATACCCAGGATGGTTGATCATTGGGTCAAGGGGGTTGGTAAGGGGCGATATGCCAAGGAGGAACGGACAAAAAGATCCCAAACACTTAGTAGCTTCCTCACCGGTTCGGCTACTGCCGTCATCGTACTGGTAGCGGTGCTTATGATTCTTTCCAGAGTTGGTATCAATATTACCCCGCTCCTGGCGGCCGCCGGAGTAGTCGGTATCGCCATCGGCTTTGGGGCACAGAGCCTGGTCCGGGATATGCTGCGCGGGGCACTGATATTGATGCAGAATCAGTATAACAAGGGCGATGTGGTTCGGATTGCCGGCATCACCGGTCTGGTCGAGGATGTTAACATAATGAGGACAGTGATGCGGGATCTTGATGGCATCGTGCATTCGATACCCAACGGTGAGATTAGTGCTTCCAGCAATTATACCAAGGAGTGGTCGCGGGTTAATATCGATATCCCGGTAGCCTATGGGGAAGACCTTGACCATGTAACGGAAGTCATCAACCGTGTCGGTGCCAGCCTGGCCGAAGACGATATCTTTGGCCGGATGATAACGACTGCTCCTAAGGTGCTCCGGGTAAATAACTTCGGAGAATCAGGTATTGAGATTAAGGTATTGGGTGAGACCAAACCGCTGATGCAGTGGGACGTGACCGGAGAGCTGCGGAAGAGGGTGAAGAAGGCCTTTGACCAGGAGGGGATAGAGATTCCCTGGCCTCACGTAAAGATATATTTTGGCGACGGTCCGATGGGCAAAGGGCTGCCCTGTCCATCCTGTTCCCGCCCCAACCTTTCCGGCAGCCGGTTCTGTGCCCACTGCGGGACCAGCCTCACTGCAAAGTAA